tgtctcaaattttgttttgatcagtgatcaatcacgaggatatttgtgtaattgatagtgaaaCAACTCATgacatttttaaagacgagacatatttttccaacttgcttagaagaaaagcaagtattactacaatttctggtaattcaaaaatgattgaaagctccggaagagctactatatttctgcctaaggggacaaagattgttatagacGATGCACTATTCTCCTCTAAATTCcaaaaacttgttaagttttaaagatatcgacagaaatgaatatcatgttaagacactaaatgaaatgaatactgaatatcttggtataaccaagagtgtctcaggccagaaagatattttggaaaaattaccaactttgtcgtgtggcctatattatataaaaattagattgaagcacatatgatcgtaaaccagaagtttactgatataaatatatttgtgttatGGCATTATCGAATAGGttatcctggatcaataatgatgagacaaattcttgaaaattcatctagacatccattaaagaaccagaagattcttacgaatgatgattttttatgcgttgcttgttatcaaggcaaattaattgccagaccattgACCCTGAAGGTTAGCATcaaatctcctggctttttaaaGCGTATACATAGAGATATAtatggacctattcatccacctagtggattgcttaaatattttatggtcctaatagatgcatcatctagatggtctcatgtgtgtctcttatcatctcgcaacctagCGATTGCGAAAatattagcacaaataataagattatgggcgcaatttccagattatccaattaagactATTCGcattgataatgctggagaatttacatcccaagcttttgatgattattgcttatcaattaggataaaaattgaacatcttgttgctcatgttcatactcaaaatggccttgcagagtcatttaataagcgcctacaattgatagccaaacctctactaatgaaaacaaaattgtcaattactgtttgggtcatgctatcttacatgcaggaGCACTTATatgtctcagaccgacacattataataaatactctccttCATAACTaatatttggtcatgaaccaaatatatcccatctacgaatttttgattgtgcggtatacgtgcctgtagcaccaccacaacgtacaaagatgggccctcaacaaaggttgggcatatatgttgggtttgacccaccctccataattcgctaCCTTGAATCGTTGACaggagacttatttactgcttgatttgcagattgtcggtttgatgaaacaattttcccgccattagggggagagaaaaaggaccCTGCaagagaaattgcgtggaagattttatcactatctcattttgatccacgtacccgcacatatGAGTATGAGGTcaagaagatcatccacttacagaacatagcaaatcaaatgccaggtgcatttactgatttgaaacggataacgaAGTCACATATCCttgcagtgaatgtgcctatccaaATTGATGTCCcgaaaggaccatctactagtatcatagcttctgaaccTCAAACACGCTTAAAGCGTGGTAGCCCATTAGGTTCAAAGGATAGGAATCCTAAAAAGAGAAGCGTaaggaataacaaaaataatactacaaaagaacccccgaaaaaggtcaagatttgagtaatcttgatattcttgaagaaaacagtgaacccgagactcaagtgaatgaagaactttcaataagttctaccggcgatgagataaatttagattgattgaaaattacggtggataatgtttttacatataatattgcaattaacctcatacaagatagtgaaagtcttgaccCTAATtccatcgaagaatgtcgacgtagatatGACTTGCTAAACATGAggttttggacctgtagtccaaacttctgaaggtgtaaaaccaattggctataaatgggtttttgtgcaaaaacgaaatgagaaaaatgaaattgtaagatacaaggtacaccttgttgcacaaggattctctcaaagacccgaggtcaactatgaagaaacatattcacctgttatggatgaaataacttttcgatatctcttcagtttagttgtacataaaaatcttaaaatacatctaatggatgtagttacagcttacctttatggttcacttgataatgaaatttacatgaaaatctcagaaagattaaaattgcctgaagcatgtactaagtctcgggagatatactcaatgaaattgtaaagatcattatatggtctgaaacaatcagggcatATGTGATATAATCAcattagtgagtacttgataaatgaaggttatataaatgatgtcatttgtccatgtgtttttattaagaaaacggaatcagagtttgttatacttgcCATTTAAGTTCATGaaataaatctcattggaacccatgaaaaggtccaaaaggcgattgaatatctaaagaaagaatttgagatgaaagaccttgaaaagacaaaactttgtctatatctgcaaattgaatatttagcagacagggtctttgtccaccaatctgcctacactgaaaaaatcttaaaatgattttacatggacaaaacacatccattaagtactctaATGGTTCGTTCACTTGAAGtggataaagatccatttcgaccccTAGAAGAGAATGAAAAACTTCTTGGTcatgaagtaccatatctcaatgctattggtgcacttatgtatcttgctaacgccaccagacctgatataacattttttgttaatttgctGCCAAGGTATGGTTCATCCCCAATgtgaaggcattggaacggtatcaaacatattttgcgatacctaacaaaggtttgttttatactaacaaagattGTGCAGATCTTATTgattatgcagatgcaggttatttatcagacccacataaagctcgatctcaaataggctatctatttacacaagggggaactgctatatcatggcgatttacaaagcagtctattgttgctaattcttcaaatcatgctgaaataatagtaATTCATTAAGCAAGTAGAggatgtgtgtggttgagatcgatgatacagctcatcaaagaaagatgtggcctagaaaatgatgtcaaagtacccacagttatattcgaagacaatgccgcgtgcatagcccaattaaaaggtggcttcataaaaaaagaccgaacgaaacatatttcatcaaaattattcttcacacatgatctccagaagaatggtgatattgatgtacaacaagttcattCGAGTaaaaatcttgcagatttattcacaaaggcattaccaacataaacttttgaaaaactaagttataagattggaatgcgtcgtctccaaaatatcaaatgaagttttcttcaggggagtaaaatacacgttgtactctttttcccttaaccaaagttttgtcccactgaattttcctggtaaggtttttaatgagtcagcactcaaggcgtattactagatgtgtgtactcttttttcttcactggGCTTTTTCCCAttgggtttttcctaataaggtttttaacgaggcacaacatctatgaaaaataactacatatatatttgttctttcactagaaTTTTTCTTTGGACATCGAAGGGGGAGTCTTATGATAAATGGATGTCATTTTTGTGGATGTCAATTGTATGTGGGGCCCACTtaaagtgggcaagttgcccacttgtTATTTCACTCATCTTGTGGCTATATAATGGCCCTTTTCGGTGTAAAACTtaaagtgggcaagttgcccacttgtTATTTCACTCATCTTGTGGCTATATAATGGCCCTTCTCAGTGTAAAAATGGAGAACACAATGATACAAAAATTTCATCTGCTCCTTTCTATTTTCTCTTACTCTATACTTCTTATTTTGCTATGTTAGTTTATTTTGTAACAATGTCAACCATTTGTagaatcaaaatagaaaataaaagtacaCATTTTTACACAAATCATAAATATCCAATAACAGGATTTTCGAGAAAGAAACAGAACCTGGCAGTGATCATTTGTCAAAGGCTGTTCAGATCGAATAATCTGATGAAGATCAGTATCCATTAATTCATAAACTATGTACACGTCATTGAAAGCCTCTTTCTTTGGTGGTCTTATGAGGTCTTTGATTGCGATAATCTGAATATTTAACAAAACATTGAAATTACTCAGCAATCAATCAAATTCATTCACATACTAATCACCAAATAGAAGCAAAATACACTTACATTTTCGTGATCCATGTGTCGAAGTAGCTTAATTTCTCTCAATGTCCTCTTCGCATCAATTCTATTATCAAATGCATTTCCTATTTTCTTAATCGCAACTTCCTCTCGCGTCTCTGAATTTATAGCAGCACTAGCAAATAGCAGAAGATAACAAACAATTAAAATTACTCCATCATATAAAGCCCCCAAAATTACTAATATGAGCAAAATTAATCATTAGGAAGAGATTTTTGCTCTTTTTTTCACGTATTTATACCTTGAATCACATAAGCAGCATATCAAAAACAACACACAAGTTATAAACGTTTACCGGATACCTACCATACAAGGCCGTAAGCGCCGCGGCCGATTGGACGAATTGGAGGAACGTATCTGCTGGAGACTTCAAATAAGTTGCCGTAAACATTGTAGCGGACGTATTGACCACCGTGTATGAGAACTCCTCTGATGTCACGACTGCCGGTGCTTGAAGCTCCGCCGATTTGATTAGCCATGACGACGGTGTCGCGGTAGGTAATACTGGTAGTGCAAAGCAGCCGGTAGAGTAAGTCGCCGGATTCGAGCGGCGTTTGACGGAGGCTGGTCGGTGATGTATGGTGATTTAAATATACTTTTTGAATTTATATGCCATTGGACACGgcattgaaatttgaaaaatgcGTGAAGTCAGTAGACTGGACTAAACTTCAGTCTTCACTATATGGGGAAATGCAATAttagagaaattatttttaaagttaatgtcaaaaataaattttaaacaaATCATTTTTTCCGTGAGTTTGTATTTTAACTATTTAttgttcattttatttatttgaactaTTATTTTTACAGAATTTAAACATATTTAATGTTGAGTTAGCCAAATATATGTATTCAAAGAATAATAGATGCGTGAAGATTAACTTAACATCGATCTGTGCTTTAACATATATGCAAAGAGAACCATGAATAGTTAAATACGAAACTTgcaaaaataactaaaatgtCTTTTtgatcattaattttattttattatcattactaAGTAGCAACAtttgtttttttctaaaataatttgCTAATTCTTTTCTATTgtcaataactttttttttagtatttttctCAAATACTTTCTCTAGGCTGTATAAtgtgatatattttttaaaaatttctcaTAAAAAGAATAACATAATGTATGCTTAGAAATGAAACAATTTATttcaatcttttttattttgtctttgaTGCGATAATTTTTAGCAACACAAATGACAATGACTTAGCTTATTTTAGATTAAAAGTTTCAAAATCTATTTATgttaaacaaaaatatatattaatgcTTAGGATGTACATAAATTAAGACAAAGGAATTAGTTGCAAAGtatttttattctctttttatgAGATAGACAAAATTATGATCTCATAGATATTTcataggataagttatcctattattatatatagaataacttattttatcattataatttatataaatagtGGGATAAATAATCTCTAGATTAACTAATACCCCTAATCAAactttacaacaacaataacaacccctAATTAAACTTtaacacaaaataattttatattttatctcgAAATCATTATCTattattctttatccctcgtatCAAACGACTTCTTAAGTCTTTATATGCCAGTCAATAGTCAAGATTTTGTGTTAACTctatagaaaaaaaatggtGAAGTTCTCCATTAAAATCTGTTCAAAGTcgtattgtttttcttttgttcttctttcttgaagaatattaattttaaaaaagaaatatagtactaaaaaaatcaaaactttcAACATCGAGAACCTAATACGCGTAGATATATAGCATAgacaaaaaaaaagggggggggggggtgtacaaagatatttatattttctcaaattttttttattaaattagatAAAGTAGTTGAAAATGAAATTGAATGAATAATGATTCTTAGGTCAACTTGTTGGAAGTCCTACTCCAAAGACCAACTTGTACATATTTCCACGTACTGCTGAGTTTTCCCATGGAGTAAATCTTGATGATTTTTAAGCGTAGAATCATCGTCTTTAATTagagattttaaattttaaattttaaataattagtcATAAATTTTTGAAAGTGTTTTATTTTAACTGGGGATTTTTCAATATGAATTTGAATTAAATTGGATTTCAACACAAATActaaagaatgaaaagaaaggaaaaaaacctTGCTTTTTCTAATTAATTGCACTATGGTATATATTCTTGTAAGCAATCAACAAATGGAAAAGTGAACCAAAAAGATATAAAGAACTATTACCAAAATATACGGTGGGGttataagtttctttgagacttagtTAGAATTTAATTAGACATCTCATTTTAAGTTTTGGAATGAAATTATCTTTTATTAGAGAGTGTTTTATCTTTAAAGTGATTTTTTTCTAcacaaattcatatttttttaaatcttccCATGAGAGTCTAAAGGTCTATAAATTGCAAcggaaaaaaaagttaataaaaatatctttaaaacactATTTACTACTACTACCAAACAATTATCCCAAAAAGAAACCATTAGCTTAAAATGTGTAATTtacataaatatcataatattaagagctaattacattatttttctactcttttctaaattataaaaaatccTGAAAATTTCTCATAGTATTAAGAACCAATTACATTATTCCCCTACTCTTttccaaattataaaaattcctgaaaatttatgaatttcggAATATGCATCATTGGACTTCTGGATACATCAGCATACCTCCGGATACATAGGGGATGGATGTATCCGAGAGGGGATGGATGTATCAGAGAGGGAATAGTGATGTATCAAGGAGGGGATACGACATTCAGATACATAGGAGAGGAATGTATCCGAGATGGGAGGAATGTATCCGAGAGGAAAGGGATGTATCAGAGAGGGGGATAGGGATATATCAGCGAGAGGGGAGTGATGTAATCGAGAGggagttttaatttttttttttaaatagtagaaattttttgagattatgatataataagatgcgtatttaggtaatttttcctaattttttggATAATAACTACAAAATGGCCCAAACTATTATTACTCTAAGgcccaaaagaaaaaagattaaaGTCCTGGactgtcatgccccgggagggtaccctagtcCCCAAGCAAATCACTTGGCTTGTTCATacaatcattcaatcaactctctatcagcggaagacttaactcatcaagatgaTTAAATAAATACTTATAGAATAAGACCAAAGGCTAACAatctatctaatccaatcaacaagactagtacaaatgaaactagccaaaagataATCTCGAATCTACAAGTCaataatctagtctatgaagcctctatcaactgtctGAGTGGTGGCAATGACAGGTTcttggctacctcaaatcaaataaaaataaaattataaactcTAAAGCTAGATGATAAAAGAATGACATCCTTCGAAAGTAGGGAGGATTCACCAATCAGCTGGATTATGAACGGATCCTCAAaggtgcgcctgttgatgatctctagaacctgtctctgcatcatgaaatgatgcagttccaaatggacgtcagtatgtggaatgtacgagtatgtgatatggcagaatgaaacatgcataaggtagaatacTATAAACTCGGATAACTCAAATCAAGAAGTAAGCAACTCGAGCAAGATGTCgaaagtctaaagcaagagtaaggttttAGACatagaccaatcatatacagtCCAATACAATtaaatcagagtactatcaagacctatataagaatttctcttatccgacaacaatcacttatgagccagtgatcgtACAACAAGCTTGTTGCTGTTGCCACAACCGTCCAGTACTTTGTCAGGGTAAAGGACGAATCGTCCAATCAAGGATCCAATAAagcaatcaagtcctatcttttcaggACATTCAAATCAaaggaaacatctgactttaatggtccaatcctctcctacgttggctacgtagttattaGGTTCGAGTTATTAGTTACtgttacccaatttggtgctcgatactcctcccaagactcaatgctcataagacaatcaattccAATCAACCAATGGacaagtctcatatggacttttattAGTTCATCGGTTCTATCAAATTAATCTTTTCGGACAATCAATCTTCCAATCATTCCCAGATCATTCATTTATGCGTAGTTGGGGCAATCATTTATGATAACatttagttgagaccattcaatttAGTCCAATCGTGAAGATAcaaggactatcaagtttcaccaaaactatcatcatgctcacatcacaatcacaatcatgcattcacaagttcaaggctctagactcaatccttaggcaTATATATTCAATGTTTGTCAAATtactattagggtttatgaagcaaatagtcaaaatcatttattcaagaacaagttcatagaaatcatcaattacgcaatattatgtaaaagtatattaagtttaaagaaaattctcaagaaacacaatcatagggattcaattcattcacaatttAACCTATCATAATCgtggggactcaattcattcacaaatcaacctatcacaatcatggggcacatgaaagaaaaaagttcatgctttagtttagccttacatacctggaatgaagacAGGACAATCAATCTTGCAAGAGTTTGCTCGAATCTTTAGAACTCTAGCCTTTTCTCCACTACTTAGCCTTAAGTCTCTAGTTAGAATGCGTAGAAGAACTTAGGAATGTTTAGAAACTCTTTTAAGGTCGAAAACAACCTATAGTCATGGGTTAAGTATAGAAGGGGTGGAAAAAATACCGAAATTCCCCTCCCTTAAAATAAAAACGAGCAGAAAATTGGTCTGTGGGGGAACAAGTGCGCAACGCAGACTTGTTCCTTCATAGTGcattttttttctgaaaattttCCAATCGAATTCTAACCCTGTAGAAAATACCCAGGATAAGATTAAGTGCAAGTCCGCGCCAGGCCGTGTTGCGCACTCCTCTGTCTTCCGTCATTTCACTCAGAAAAATTAATTTTCGATCCGATTGGCCTAAAATTCGaccaagaccattttcccacaCAATTTTCCCCCTGATCGATAGTTCAACCTCGGATTGGCCGAAAAAGTTAAGAACGATGAGCGTTCTTTagtctaggggtattttggtaattttatcaGGTGTAACATGGATTAGCCTGAAAGTTGGTCCAAATCAAACTGGACCTATCTTATACCTAGTTCTTACTAAATATAGATTGTGTgcatttttacttctttttttttatatagataATTTCATAAACCTCCTTTAACTTTAACTCGGGATTTTTTATGAGCAATATCAAGGTTTAAAGAAGTGAATAAATCAATACATTACTATAATAACAAGGGGGGTCACTTtcaatatttatacataatactttcattttgcttttatctacatatttatataataggTGAATTAAAGGATAAGTGAAACATTTCTCATAAATCAAACCCAATGTTATTTCCCTCTCTTTTAATTTTGAGAATATGTCCAAAGAAATACTTTTAATTAACATGCTTTCATTTCACTCTCTAATGTATTTCACAATTCAATTAATAACAAACCTCccgaaataaatcaaaaataaaaaataaaaatcaatctTCAATCATCATagagaagaaggaaaagaagataaaatttGTCCCATATTGTTTGATGTACTTGGATCTATAATCTCATGATTCCCACCCATTGATCCATTTTCTTGATCCCAAAATAGATAACTTGGACAACATTGTTGTGTGTCCACTTGACGACTCCATTCATTCAattcattattattttcttgtctTTCCAAcattatattattgttattattattattattacgaGGTATTTCCATAGGTGGTACCATACTCTCTATCAACGGTGGCAAATAATTTGAATCCATTTCTATCGCGTACGACGATGTCTGTATTTGAAGCTCTTCTTGTTGTTGATCGACTTGCCAGCAAAACTCTGAGTTCAATATCGATGTTTCTTGAAATAATGAGGTGTTATTAGTAGTACTTCGATTCGTGGCATCGTTAATAATAACATTTGTCAAAGAGTCGAGTGAACCACCATCGAAATATAATAATTGGTTTGGAGAATTGAATAGGGTAGAATCTTGGTAGAGTACTTGAGATTTTGTTCCAAGATCTTGAGTGAAAAATATATCTTGTTGGCTTGTAATTGTAGTATAATTTGCCAATTGGGATCTTTGATGTTGCTGCTGGTGATGATGATCAGTAATAGAAGTTGTGTTTGTTGATGGCTTTGAAGGTTTTTTCAACTTCTTTTTTATCCATGAGTTCCAGTAATTTTTTATCTCGTTATCTGTTCTTCCAGGTAAATGGCTTGCTATATGTGCCCACCTACAATATTTTACATGGGAAATGTTAGAAACTAAGTAGAACGTATATCAATTTGAgaggacaattttttttattttctagagTTTAATCTCCATAGTCTGAAGGGAGTTTTATAATATCACGATCGAAAAAGATTGTTATATGAAGATAAAAGTTAATTGCATGTGGTGTATTCATCAAACCATACTTCTTTACTATGATTAAGTCAAATATGAAGTTTAGATTATGTATTAACTAACTATAGTTTAGCAATAAGAGTGTATGTGAAGACACGTGTTATGTATTATATTAGGCTGGCATAAATAAGTTTTTACCgctataattaatttttgtccATAAAAAATGTAATTAGCGACCTGAATATTTGAAGGCAGTTTACATGCTGTAACATTTTAAAATGCACCGATGCagtaaaaattatttacaatatAATGTATATAAGCTAAATCCATTTTCAATaccaatataaattattattctcTTCGTTTTATTCTACGTGACCCCTGCTCCAATATGTTTTCTTAATGTCAAGTAACTTGTCGTGGACTTTAGAGAAACTATTTAACTAATTGAGTATTAATATCAACTGAAAATATATGATGTTGCctctttaattaatttaacGTCCTTTTCTAGAAACTGCTTTGACAATGAAATTAATTCTGAGTGCGTTTTTTGTGTGTATACACATAATTTAATAATAAACCAATATATTATAAGAATCTTGCTTTCAAAGTGAAACATAATTTAGAAATAGAAAGGAGGAATAAGTGTATTATAAATACTTTGTTTCACTACTTCACACCACTACTACTGTACTTGCTGGAACAACAAAATGAGTGAAATTTTATAAGTCAACTTTAAGAAAGATAGAATGTACACAGGTTTTATCACTATTTTTCTAAGATAGATAGACTATATATCTTTGAAAGAGGCTCGACTCAAGCAAATCAAAGCactagttaaaagaaaaatatgataacTAATAGCAAAGTACTACGAACATATATGCAAC
The genomic region above belongs to Solanum dulcamara chromosome 5, daSolDulc1.2, whole genome shotgun sequence and contains:
- the LOC129888588 gene encoding MYB-like transcription factor EOBI, producing the protein MGHHSCCNQQKVKRGLWSPEEDEKLIRYITSHGYGCWSEVPEKAGLQRCGKSCRLRWINYLRPDIRRGRFTPEEEKLIISLHGAVGNRWAHIASHLPGRTDNEIKNYWNSWIKKKLKKPSKPSTNTTSITDHHHQQQHQRSQLANYTTITSQQDIFFTQDLGTKSQVLYQDSTLFNSPNQLLYFDGGSLDSLTNVIINDATNRSTTNNTSLFQETSILNSEFCWQVDQQQEELQIQTSSYAIEMDSNYLPPLIESMVPPMEIPRNNNNNNNNIMLERQENNNELNEWSRQVDTQQCCPSYLFWDQENGSMGGNHEIIDPSTSNNMGQILSSFPSSL